The following are from one region of the Phormidium sp. PBR-2020 genome:
- a CDS encoding GAF domain-containing protein translates to MSFSLPSNPRRDKGSKPVTGPFSSRVCKGELEQTSKTTSETSRDSTLDSTLDLQRQVQVANLINKINTELSSTLELEAILNTTCRLLCQTLNCSRASVLVQEDGEPDTLVTRGEHINGEYPSQIGLKIEAQDNSHIQVLMSEDTPVSEREMLQFPGLGVKARDALESLEIKSMLAIATRYQGEVNGILGLHQCDRPRQWEEWEAQLLQGVARQLGIAIDRARLYQSSQEAAAQEAFLRLVTNKIRNTLDAQKILQTAVEGARRLLQADRVVIYQFQDDWKGQVVVEDVAESWTSVLGDMGADDCFSGEYAHLYREGRVRSINNINTDLDLDQCHANFLQRLEVKANLIVPILIGQNQEGDLPELWGLLIVHQCSGPRHWHIRESHLMLQLADQLAIAIQQAELFARSQAQAKRESLLRLMTERVRSTLDLPEILQTAVTGIRELLDADRVVVYQFIHGEQGQWDGDVVVEDVRQPQWSIIKQKTCDDCFGGEHSQLYLQGRVRAMNDVANDPALDDCHREFLSSISVKANLIVPIVTKSANSQGGELYLWGLLLAQACEAPRQWQEDEIALLGQLSEQIAIGIQQAELYNQTKTQAQELQATLDRLQSTQLQLIQTEKLSGLGKMAAGVAHEINNANNFIFANLHYVQEYGNSLLEGLASLETETAINLKEDLDFDYIQEDFPNMLKSMRQGSERIHNVVRSLQTFSHLNEAEIKPVNLHDCLESSLSMLRLRFHATLKIEKDYSQEMPRVACYPGQVNQVFFNLIENALDAMEEQQQAGELRVRTEVLSEDWIRVSIADNGPGIAPDIRDRIFDPFFTTKAIGSGTGLGLSTCYQAIVQGHGGKLYLNEEFNSGTEICIELPVHRRDCT, encoded by the coding sequence ATGTCTTTCTCCCTTCCCTCCAACCCACGCCGCGATAAAGGGTCTAAGCCCGTGACTGGACCCTTCTCTAGCCGTGTCTGCAAGGGGGAGTTAGAGCAAACATCCAAGACAACCTCCGAAACCTCAAGGGATTCAACCCTGGATTCTACCTTGGACTTGCAACGTCAAGTTCAAGTGGCCAACCTGATTAACAAAATCAACACAGAACTCAGCAGTACCCTAGAACTTGAAGCGATTCTGAACACCACCTGTCGTCTCCTCTGTCAGACCCTCAACTGTAGTCGGGCCAGTGTTCTCGTGCAAGAAGATGGCGAACCCGACACCTTAGTAACCCGAGGTGAACATATTAACGGCGAGTATCCGAGCCAAATTGGTCTCAAAATTGAAGCCCAAGATAACAGCCATATTCAGGTATTGATGTCCGAGGATACACCAGTCAGCGAGCGGGAAATGCTGCAATTTCCGGGCTTAGGAGTCAAAGCCCGAGATGCCCTAGAATCCCTGGAAATCAAGTCCATGCTGGCCATCGCCACCCGTTATCAAGGGGAGGTCAACGGTATTCTAGGCTTGCATCAATGCGATCGCCCTCGCCAGTGGGAAGAGTGGGAAGCACAACTTTTACAAGGAGTAGCTCGTCAACTCGGAATTGCCATTGATCGGGCCCGCTTGTACCAAAGCAGTCAGGAAGCTGCCGCCCAAGAAGCCTTTTTGCGCTTAGTCACCAACAAAATTCGCAACACCCTAGATGCTCAGAAAATCTTGCAAACAGCCGTAGAAGGGGCGCGCCGTTTACTTCAAGCTGATCGCGTTGTTATCTATCAGTTTCAGGATGACTGGAAAGGTCAAGTTGTCGTTGAAGATGTGGCCGAGTCTTGGACATCTGTTCTCGGCGATATGGGAGCCGATGATTGTTTTTCTGGGGAATATGCCCACTTATATCGGGAAGGACGGGTCCGGTCTATCAATAACATCAACACCGACTTAGATTTAGATCAGTGTCATGCTAATTTCTTGCAAAGATTAGAGGTTAAAGCTAATTTAATTGTTCCCATTCTCATCGGTCAAAATCAAGAGGGAGATCTCCCAGAACTTTGGGGACTTTTAATTGTGCATCAATGTAGCGGTCCCCGCCATTGGCATATTCGGGAAAGCCATTTAATGTTGCAACTAGCCGATCAGCTGGCGATCGCCATTCAACAAGCCGAATTATTTGCCCGTTCTCAGGCCCAAGCTAAACGAGAATCCCTCTTACGCCTCATGACTGAGCGAGTGCGGAGTACCTTAGACTTGCCGGAAATTCTGCAAACGGCCGTGACCGGTATTCGAGAGCTATTAGATGCCGATCGCGTGGTGGTCTATCAATTTATTCATGGTGAACAAGGGCAATGGGATGGGGATGTGGTGGTTGAGGATGTTCGCCAGCCTCAATGGTCGATTATCAAGCAAAAAACCTGTGATGATTGCTTTGGTGGTGAACATAGTCAACTTTATCTGCAAGGGCGAGTTCGCGCCATGAATGATGTGGCCAATGACCCTGCACTTGATGACTGTCACCGTGAATTTTTAAGTAGCATTTCAGTCAAAGCGAACTTAATCGTTCCCATTGTTACCAAATCTGCCAATTCCCAGGGCGGAGAGCTTTATTTATGGGGATTATTACTCGCTCAAGCCTGTGAAGCCCCTCGTCAATGGCAGGAGGATGAAATTGCCCTCTTAGGACAATTATCTGAACAAATTGCCATTGGCATTCAGCAAGCAGAGTTATACAACCAAACTAAAACTCAAGCCCAAGAATTGCAGGCAACGTTAGACCGCCTACAATCAACCCAACTTCAGTTAATCCAAACTGAAAAACTATCTGGTCTTGGTAAAATGGCCGCCGGAGTCGCCCATGAAATTAATAACGCTAATAACTTCATTTTTGCCAACCTTCACTATGTCCAAGAATATGGAAATTCTCTCTTAGAAGGCTTGGCATCTTTGGAGACCGAAACGGCTATTAACTTAAAAGAAGATCTGGATTTTGACTATATCCAGGAAGACTTCCCCAATATGCTCAAATCCATGCGCCAAGGCAGTGAGCGGATTCATAATGTGGTGCGATCGCTGCAAACCTTTTCCCATTTAAACGAAGCGGAAATTAAGCCGGTCAATCTCCACGACTGTCTAGAAAGTAGCTTATCAATGTTGCGGCTGCGCTTCCATGCCACCCTCAAAATCGAGAAAGACTATAGCCAAGAGATGCCGCGAGTTGCCTGTTATCCTGGACAAGTCAATCAGGTCTTTTTCAACTTAATTGAAAATGCCTTAGATGCCATGGAGGAACAGCAGCAAGCTGGAGAGTTGCGCGTACGAACCGAGGTCTTATCAGAGGATTGGATTCGGGTCTCCATCGCCGATAACGGTCCAGGAATTGCCCCAGACATTCGCGATCGCATCTTCGATCCCTTCTTTACCACCAAAGCCATCGGTTCAGGAACGGGCCTAGGACTATCCACCTGCTATCAGGCCATCGTCCAGGGTCATGGCGGTAAACTGTATCTGAACGAGGAGTTTAACTCAGGGACTGAAATTTGTATCGAGTTGCCCGTTCATCGCCGAGACTGCACCTGA
- a CDS encoding tetratricopeptide repeat protein yields MGLIQTSQRPHSSKPPQRNLPRNSPRPSWAIAPILSLLLALLCSLGLLLGQPLSAQAEPSPSLSDAVIEELEQISDRARQAAQQGNFEEAEALLNALIEQIPQNPALWSNRGNVRVSQNKLEAALEDYNHAIELAPEFPDTYLNRGTAYEALGRWPEAIADYNRVLERAADDVAAYNNRGNAKAGQGDWSGAIADYRQAIERAPDFALARANYALALYQNQQVEDALQEMRNLVRRYPQFADMRAALTAVLWEMGKRGEAESNWVAAVGLDGRYRDLDWVRGVRRWPPRMTEALENFLTLDNPAP; encoded by the coding sequence ATGGGTTTGATTCAGACTTCGCAGCGTCCGCATTCATCTAAACCACCACAGAGAAATTTACCGAGAAATTCACCGAGGCCATCATGGGCCATCGCCCCCATCCTCAGCCTGCTGCTGGCCCTACTCTGTAGTTTAGGCCTACTCCTGGGGCAGCCCTTAAGCGCCCAAGCCGAGCCATCTCCATCCCTGAGTGACGCTGTCATCGAAGAACTTGAACAGATCAGCGATCGCGCCCGCCAAGCCGCCCAACAGGGCAACTTTGAAGAAGCCGAAGCCCTCCTCAATGCCCTCATCGAGCAAATCCCCCAAAACCCCGCCCTCTGGAGTAATCGCGGCAACGTGCGGGTGAGCCAAAACAAGCTTGAAGCCGCCCTAGAGGACTACAATCACGCCATTGAACTGGCTCCCGAGTTCCCCGATACCTATCTCAACCGAGGCACCGCCTACGAAGCCCTAGGGCGTTGGCCCGAAGCCATCGCCGACTATAACCGCGTCTTAGAGCGAGCCGCCGATGACGTCGCCGCCTACAACAACCGAGGCAACGCCAAAGCCGGACAGGGAGACTGGTCTGGGGCGATCGCCGACTACCGCCAGGCCATAGAACGGGCCCCTGATTTTGCCCTGGCCCGAGCCAACTACGCCCTGGCTCTCTACCAAAACCAACAGGTCGAGGACGCTCTGCAAGAGATGCGAAATCTCGTACGCCGTTATCCTCAGTTTGCCGATATGCGAGCCGCCCTCACCGCCGTCTTATGGGAGATGGGGAAACGGGGAGAAGCCGAAAGTAACTGGGTAGCCGCCGTTGGATTAGATGGCCGCTATCGGGATTTGGACTGGGTGCGAGGGGTTCGTCGCTGGCCCCCGCGCATGACGGAGGCCTTAGAGAACTTTCTCACCCTCGACAACCCCGCACCTTAG
- a CDS encoding SPFH/Band 7/PHB domain protein — protein MNPILAAILLSAIGYAAAGIKIINQGNLALVERLGKYDRTLEAGLSFVAPVIESIVWEDTTREQFCRIEPQLAITKDNVSLEVLAVVYWRIFNLEMAYYQIEDVAAALQNRVSTIIAAEIGRRELDRTVTARSEINQVLLEQIEDETHEWGVKVLRVDIQKINPSATVLESMEIERAAEIKKRASILEAEGTAEYMRYIARALESRENAREILHFFMTQRYVDSSFKLSQSENSKVVFMDPKALSEALGPILGEELPHPNPRSNSSHEG, from the coding sequence ATGAACCCTATTTTGGCTGCCATTCTGCTCTCGGCCATCGGTTACGCCGCCGCCGGGATTAAGATCATCAATCAAGGAAACCTCGCCCTGGTCGAGCGTTTGGGGAAATACGATCGCACCCTAGAAGCTGGATTAAGCTTTGTAGCCCCCGTCATCGAGAGTATTGTCTGGGAAGATACCACCCGCGAACAGTTTTGTCGCATCGAGCCTCAGCTTGCCATCACCAAAGATAACGTCTCCTTAGAAGTCTTGGCCGTGGTGTACTGGCGCATCTTTAATTTAGAGATGGCCTACTATCAAATCGAAGATGTGGCAGCGGCCCTACAAAACCGCGTCAGTACCATTATTGCCGCCGAAATTGGACGACGGGAACTCGACCGTACCGTGACGGCGCGATCGGAAATCAACCAAGTCCTCTTAGAACAAATTGAAGATGAAACCCATGAATGGGGTGTAAAAGTCTTACGGGTTGATATTCAGAAGATTAACCCCTCCGCCACCGTCTTAGAATCTATGGAAATTGAGCGAGCCGCAGAAATCAAGAAACGGGCCTCGATTCTGGAAGCCGAAGGAACCGCTGAGTATATGCGATACATTGCCCGCGCCCTAGAGTCTCGTGAAAATGCCCGAGAGATTCTCCACTTTTTCATGACCCAACGCTATGTAGACTCCAGTTTTAAGCTCAGTCAGAGTGAAAACTCAAAAGTTGTCTTTATGGACCCGAAAGCTCTCTCAGAAGCCCTCGGCCCCATCTTAGGCGAAGAACTTCCCCACCCCAATCCCCGCTCTAACAGCTCCCACGAGGGTTAA
- a CDS encoding TldD/PmbA family protein, which yields MIEQLLDLALKQGADAAEVFQSRSHARPVYFEANRLKQLESVESEGTSLRIWRNGQPGLAVAYGEVSPEDLVRRALSISHLNPPEPLDLQAPYPSSNLDVGQEVSVEQLLSWGRESIEQIREDYPEILCTAAWECDHEQTHLANTAGLNCHYTDITLSSDLAVEWVRGDDFLSVSDGESQRDRLNPSHITQPILQRLAWAKENVPCPSGRLPVLFTAKAADLLWGTIQAALNGKQAMEQSSPWSSQLHKQVLSPQITLSQQPQLGPYSCPFDDEGTPTRALTFVEEGVLQLFYCDRRIGRLLGSGSTGNGFRPGLSSYPTPGLFNMMIEPGVESLEALIAQLDHGLIVDEILGGGGGLSGDFSVNVALGYRVEKGQVLGRVKDTMVSGNVYTALREVIRLGGDARWNGSCYTPSIVVDGLSVTGQA from the coding sequence ATGATTGAACAACTCCTAGATTTAGCCCTAAAACAGGGTGCAGATGCGGCCGAGGTCTTTCAATCGCGATCGCACGCTCGTCCAGTGTATTTTGAAGCCAACCGCCTCAAACAACTTGAGAGTGTGGAATCGGAGGGAACCAGTCTGCGAATCTGGCGCAACGGACAACCGGGCCTAGCAGTAGCCTATGGAGAAGTTTCCCCCGAGGATTTAGTCCGTCGCGCCTTGAGCATCAGTCACCTCAACCCGCCGGAACCCCTGGATTTACAAGCTCCCTACCCCAGTTCTAATCTGGATGTGGGTCAAGAAGTCTCCGTGGAACAACTCTTAAGTTGGGGCCGCGAGAGTATTGAGCAAATCCGTGAGGACTATCCAGAAATCCTCTGTACTGCCGCCTGGGAATGTGATCACGAGCAAACTCACCTGGCCAACACGGCGGGACTCAACTGCCACTATACGGACATCACTCTCAGTAGTGATCTAGCAGTGGAATGGGTGCGGGGGGATGACTTTCTCAGTGTCTCGGATGGGGAAAGCCAACGCGATCGCCTCAACCCCTCCCACATCACTCAGCCCATCCTACAACGGTTGGCATGGGCAAAGGAGAATGTGCCCTGTCCGAGTGGTCGCCTCCCGGTATTATTTACCGCCAAAGCCGCTGATTTACTTTGGGGAACCATCCAAGCGGCCTTAAATGGGAAACAGGCCATGGAACAGTCCTCACCCTGGAGTTCTCAACTCCATAAACAGGTGCTGTCTCCCCAAATCACCCTATCCCAACAGCCGCAACTGGGCCCCTACAGTTGTCCCTTTGACGATGAAGGAACGCCAACTCGTGCCTTAACCTTCGTCGAGGAGGGGGTGTTACAGCTATTTTATTGCGATCGCCGCATTGGACGGCTCTTGGGAAGTGGTAGCACCGGTAACGGCTTTCGTCCGGGACTGTCAAGTTATCCAACGCCGGGCCTGTTTAACATGATGATTGAGCCAGGCGTGGAGTCATTGGAGGCGCTAATCGCTCAGTTAGATCACGGCTTGATTGTGGACGAAATTCTCGGCGGTGGTGGTGGCTTATCAGGAGACTTTTCCGTCAATGTGGCTCTCGGCTACCGAGTCGAGAAGGGCCAGGTTCTCGGACGGGTCAAAGATACGATGGTCTCGGGTAATGTATACACCGCCTTACGGGAGGTGATTCGCCTGGGGGGAGATGCGCGCTGGAATGGCTCCTGTTACACCCCTTCGATTGTCGTGGACGGACTCTCAGTGACGGGACAGGCGTAG
- a CDS encoding DUF1092 family protein: protein MGTVWELDFYSRPLVDETQKKRWELLICESPLSVSRSPESLFRYSQYCSSSTVNSTWLKEALSQAMAEASTPPTKVRFFRRQMNNMIVKACKDMGLDAQVSRRTLALYQWLEERMTTVYPQDPDYEEAAVRSPSIRYEIQAPRPLPDALEGNKWAMVSLTGADFADLPQWTIDFGESFPLELLNLSGDTVIPGLVIYSPRAFPIAAWMSGLELGFIKFVPTPRPRLILETEDDSSWVLADLTTERSVNEAKTFEEQKGNAGGAHFLAVQSSPEVEAFAGFWLLPELNLR, encoded by the coding sequence ATGGGAACTGTCTGGGAACTCGACTTCTACTCCCGTCCTCTGGTGGACGAAACTCAAAAGAAACGCTGGGAACTGCTGATTTGCGAAAGTCCCTTATCGGTGTCGCGATCGCCCGAAAGCCTCTTTCGCTATTCCCAATACTGCTCTAGTAGTACGGTGAACTCCACCTGGCTCAAAGAGGCCCTAAGCCAAGCGATGGCCGAAGCCTCCACCCCCCCGACGAAGGTACGCTTTTTTCGGCGACAGATGAATAATATGATCGTCAAGGCCTGTAAGGATATGGGGCTAGATGCTCAAGTGAGTCGCCGCACCTTGGCCCTGTACCAATGGCTCGAAGAACGGATGACGACAGTCTATCCTCAAGATCCCGACTATGAAGAAGCGGCCGTGCGATCGCCCTCAATCCGCTATGAGATTCAGGCCCCTCGTCCCCTTCCCGATGCCCTAGAAGGCAACAAATGGGCGATGGTGAGCCTCACAGGGGCTGATTTCGCCGATTTACCGCAATGGACAATTGATTTTGGCGAGTCTTTTCCCTTGGAACTGTTGAACCTCTCGGGGGATACGGTGATTCCTGGCTTAGTCATCTACTCCCCCCGCGCCTTCCCCATCGCCGCCTGGATGTCAGGGTTGGAACTCGGCTTTATTAAATTTGTCCCCACCCCCCGGCCCCGTCTGATTTTAGAAACAGAAGATGACTCAAGTTGGGTGTTGGCTGATCTAACCACCGAGCGCAGTGTCAACGAGGCCAAAACCTTTGAGGAACAGAAAGGTAACGCCGGGGGTGCCCATTTCCTGGCGGTTCAATCCTCCCCGGAGGTGGAAGCCTTTGCCGGTTTTTGGCTGCTCCCGGAACTGAATCTGCGCTGA
- a CDS encoding tetratricopeptide repeat protein — protein sequence MLTIGLSLLVIAVAFSVRSRSLTENLSPDSSDEVSSSWRQEQLRKSALSQPYLSAIAQAQASLEVEDYEMAVEHFSRAISLYGNTARAYHGRAIAHLQLSNYEGAIADFSQALEFDPDDVRTYTNRANAYEAIGDIEAAFRDYNRATTLNPEYPDAYFNRASLYFQLGDYEAALEDLNETLILQPESARAFYNRAMVYLELERLERAIADLETAEALFRRQDDFASSEYTLNTLKRLNGG from the coding sequence ATGCTTACCATCGGTCTCAGCTTACTGGTGATAGCGGTGGCATTCTCAGTACGTTCTCGCAGTTTGACTGAAAATCTAAGTCCCGATTCCTCTGATGAGGTGAGTTCCTCCTGGCGACAAGAACAACTGCGTAAATCAGCATTAAGTCAGCCTTACTTGAGTGCGATCGCCCAAGCACAGGCAAGTTTAGAGGTTGAGGACTATGAGATGGCGGTGGAGCACTTTAGCCGTGCCATTAGCCTGTATGGTAATACAGCGCGAGCCTATCATGGGCGGGCGATCGCTCACTTACAACTGAGCAACTACGAGGGGGCGATCGCCGATTTTAGCCAGGCCTTAGAGTTTGATCCCGACGATGTCCGCACCTACACCAATCGCGCGAATGCCTACGAAGCCATTGGCGACATTGAGGCGGCATTCCGGGACTACAACCGCGCCACCACTCTCAACCCCGAATATCCAGACGCTTACTTTAATCGAGCCAGTCTCTACTTCCAACTGGGGGATTATGAGGCGGCCCTAGAAGACCTCAACGAAACCCTCATCCTACAACCCGAGTCTGCTAGGGCCTTTTATAATCGGGCTATGGTCTATCTGGAACTGGAGCGGCTAGAGCGGGCCATCGCGGATTTAGAAACCGCTGAGGCCCTATTCCGCAGACAAGATGATTTCGCCTCCTCTGAATATACCCTCAATACTCTCAAGCGCCTCAATGGGGGTTAG
- a CDS encoding pre-16S rRNA-processing nuclease YqgF, with protein sequence MTAKSLNHCPLLGFDPGRDKCGVAVMENNGQVLEAQVVPSDRALDTLRNWADRFQITTLIIGDRTTSREWQTQIRQQLPQLDIITVNEQNSTLEARDRYWHLYPARGFSRLIPQGLRLPPRPIDDIVAILLIERYLSLP encoded by the coding sequence ATGACAGCTAAATCCTTGAATCACTGCCCTCTCTTGGGATTTGATCCAGGTCGCGATAAGTGTGGTGTGGCTGTGATGGAGAATAATGGCCAGGTGTTGGAGGCCCAGGTTGTGCCGAGCGATCGCGCCCTCGATACTCTCAGGAATTGGGCTGATCGCTTTCAAATCACAACTTTAATTATTGGCGATCGCACCACCTCTCGGGAGTGGCAAACTCAGATTCGTCAACAGCTGCCCCAACTGGACATCATCACGGTTAACGAGCAAAATAGTACCTTAGAGGCTCGCGATCGCTATTGGCATCTGTATCCAGCTCGGGGTTTCTCTCGCCTCATTCCCCAAGGATTACGACTGCCGCCTCGACCGATTGATGATATCGTGGCTATCTTACTGATAGAACGCTATCTCAGCTTGCCCTAA
- a CDS encoding alpha/beta hydrolase encodes MSTTLPNPIETLPSQTYHWQNYRCAYSLQHPPQAQGIPLLLIHPIGVGLSRHFWQRFCQEWQRQGQANPLYLPDLLGCGESEMPRIAYRPEDWANQLHHFLDTVIQQPVIVVVQGALFPVALRLAEQAPNHVAGLVLSGPPAWGVMTRAAKPRQNQLLWNLFFDTPLGWGFYRYARREAFLRSFSQDKLFAQAEDVDGNWLDTLQQGAADVASRHAVFSFLAGFWRQDYGPAIRELQQPVQVLFGEAASGISKRGKNDPAQKRLQDYLSQLPNAQGTLIPGRNVMPYEEPEAFVRETAAFVQQQQSA; translated from the coding sequence ATGTCCACCACGCTTCCCAACCCCATCGAAACTCTCCCCAGCCAAACCTACCACTGGCAGAACTACCGTTGTGCCTATTCCCTGCAACATCCCCCCCAGGCCCAGGGCATCCCCCTACTGCTGATTCATCCCATTGGCGTTGGCTTATCCCGCCACTTCTGGCAACGCTTCTGCCAAGAATGGCAACGTCAGGGGCAAGCCAATCCCCTGTACCTTCCCGATCTGCTCGGCTGCGGCGAGAGCGAGATGCCCCGGATTGCCTATCGTCCCGAAGATTGGGCTAACCAACTGCACCATTTCCTCGACACCGTGATTCAGCAGCCGGTCATTGTCGTGGTTCAGGGGGCCCTGTTTCCCGTCGCCCTACGCCTAGCCGAACAAGCACCCAACCATGTAGCGGGCCTCGTCTTGTCCGGTCCCCCCGCCTGGGGTGTCATGACTCGCGCCGCCAAACCTCGCCAAAATCAACTCCTCTGGAACCTATTTTTCGATACCCCCCTAGGCTGGGGATTCTACCGCTATGCCCGCCGAGAAGCCTTCTTGCGATCGTTCTCTCAAGACAAACTCTTTGCCCAAGCCGAGGACGTGGATGGGAACTGGTTAGACACCTTGCAACAAGGGGCCGCCGATGTCGCCAGTCGCCATGCCGTCTTTTCCTTCCTCGCCGGTTTTTGGCGTCAAGACTACGGCCCCGCCATCCGCGAACTTCAACAACCGGTTCAGGTGCTATTCGGGGAAGCCGCATCTGGCATCAGCAAACGCGGCAAAAACGACCCCGCCCAAAAGCGTCTCCAGGACTATCTCAGCCAGCTCCCCAATGCTCAGGGAACCCTGATTCCTGGGCGAAACGTCATGCCCTACGAAGAACCCGAAGCCTTTGTCCGGGAAACCGCCGCCTTCGTCCAACAACAGCAGTCTGCCTAA
- a CDS encoding Uma2 family endonuclease, whose protein sequence is MLATSRSYNVTWDLLPDDAVLPDDPVDNINQPALAAALTESLQLGGRLPETALASTNYGICATLDEQLVIKAPDWAFMNITVTREEVVRSYTPNLQGDPPVVVLEFLSNQAAEEYSIKETYPPGKFFFYEKILQVPNYGIFDPESGSLELYRLDENQTYQLDSADENGRFWIPQMELFLGPWRGCRENRDGWWLRWWDEQEQLLLWGIEQVERERQRADAQQQRADAEQQRAERLLAQLRAAGLDPED, encoded by the coding sequence ATGTTAGCAACCTCCCGCTCCTACAACGTGACTTGGGATCTGTTACCCGATGATGCGGTGCTGCCCGACGATCCTGTGGACAACATCAATCAACCGGCTTTAGCGGCTGCCCTCACTGAAAGCCTCCAGCTTGGGGGACGACTTCCCGAGACAGCCCTGGCTTCGACGAACTACGGCATTTGCGCCACCCTGGACGAGCAGTTGGTTATTAAAGCCCCGGACTGGGCCTTTATGAACATTACGGTGACCCGAGAGGAGGTGGTCCGTAGCTACACCCCCAACCTTCAGGGAGACCCCCCTGTGGTGGTGTTAGAGTTTCTTTCCAACCAAGCGGCCGAGGAGTATTCCATCAAAGAGACCTATCCTCCCGGTAAGTTTTTCTTCTACGAGAAAATTCTACAGGTTCCCAACTATGGCATTTTTGACCCGGAGTCAGGAAGCTTGGAACTCTACCGCCTCGATGAGAACCAAACCTATCAACTCGATTCAGCGGATGAGAATGGCCGCTTTTGGATTCCTCAGATGGAGTTGTTCCTCGGACCCTGGCGGGGATGCCGTGAGAACCGCGATGGCTGGTGGCTCCGCTGGTGGGATGAGCAGGAGCAACTCCTTCTCTGGGGCATTGAGCAGGTTGAGCGGGAACGGCAACGGGCTGATGCCCAGCAGCAACGGGCTGATGCCGAACAGCAACGGGCTGAACGACTGCTGGCCCAGTTACGAGCCGCCGGCTTAGACCCCGAGGATTAG
- a CDS encoding 4a-hydroxytetrahydrobiopterin dehydratase encodes MALLSSTEIQSKAGQLSDWTVEGKELKRTFEFKDFLQAMDFVNKLVEPAEAAGHHPDLSISYNKVTVSLTSHDAGGLTESDFEMAKTISAL; translated from the coding sequence ATGGCATTACTCAGTAGCACCGAGATTCAAAGCAAAGCCGGCCAACTCTCAGATTGGACAGTTGAAGGTAAAGAACTGAAACGAACCTTTGAGTTCAAAGATTTTTTGCAAGCGATGGATTTTGTTAACAAACTGGTCGAACCGGCTGAAGCTGCCGGACATCATCCCGATTTGAGTATTTCCTACAATAAGGTCACCGTTAGCCTCACCAGTCATGATGCTGGGGGATTGACGGAGAGTGATTTTGAGATGGCTAAAACGATCTCGGCACTCTAA